From the Chloroflexus aurantiacus J-10-fl genome, one window contains:
- a CDS encoding PAS domain S-box protein codes for MAHPSPTRRLTQTYIVSFVVIGMLIVGGYWLLTANTSRLSQNDTMLEATYQQQIRIQQAALFANELALFANAAQAASLRAELRTLSAEIQQTHQRMLVSTSAPSIAQMTTDLDRFLLHVNRLVEAPTDQLNRDNPNLRAIQSIVAVLQSDLRTSGDLLLSQSQELRNQIALSQFSILATIFLLVMASGLFVLRPYTRRARREAEQLRMLSLVARHTDNAVIITDRDGRIEWVNEGFTRISGYTLDEVRGRKPGEFLQGPETDPATVARIRQALDNGESVKAEIVNYTKQGRPYWLALNISPVYDDQHNLIRFIAIESDITQQKEMERMLRAALKESRDVMNALDESTILSIADPEGRILEVNERFCAITGYRADELIGKDHRMFKSGIHPPEFFADLWQTIKAGRIWRNEICNRAKDGRLFWVDTTIVPFIGDDGKPERYLAVRFDITARKQSEEQLRASETRYRSVITAMSEGIVVMNRAGEIETCNASAERILGLSRDQLIGRTSFDPRWQAIHEDGSPFPGEEHPIMVSLTTGRALNDVIMGIRKPSGELTWLSINSQPLCDEQGNVYAAVASFHDITARRLAEQELRFQKTLLECQTEASPDGVLVVSPERRCLYSNRRFREMWNLSDREVDHVMCTCMESLLAQVCDPERVRNEIEELYANPSLSGKAEIELKDGRTFERYSAPVISAEGEYYGRVWFFRDVTERRAIERMKNEFVAVVSHELRTPLTSIRGSLGLLAGGVVGELPPRAASMIDIALKNSERLIRLINDILDIEKIESGKMVFKFQPVVLDELVRQTIEANRGFGQQYDVAIELTATLPGVQVYVDPDRIAQVITNLISNAIKFSPPGGKVEVAIGREPRGRIRITVTDHGPGIPVEFRDRIFQKFAQADSSNTRRQGGTGLGLSISRAIVERHGGQIGFVTASGVGTTFYVDLAEYRPNTNTTVSLPPQSDRPRILICEDDHDIAALLSLMLQQAGYATDIAYSLTEARDLLAQREYRAITFDLLWPHEDGVVFLRELRTQPHTRTLPVVVVSARAGEEQLTNGHDLDVVDWLPKPIDQQRLLAALRRAARRTGAGRPLILHVEDDSDVIAVVSLLLAEIADVKAATTISEAQALLQAQAFDLVILDQHLPDGNGVDLLPLIERLQPPVPVIFFSVHDLEPEIVNRVGVTMVKSRTTNTELLTTVSRLLDQPISSPVTPNEAR; via the coding sequence ATGGCCCATCCATCACCAACCCGGCGCCTGACCCAAACCTACATTGTGAGCTTTGTGGTGATAGGAATGCTGATTGTTGGCGGCTACTGGTTGCTGACAGCCAATACGTCACGTCTGTCACAAAATGACACCATGCTGGAAGCAACGTATCAGCAACAAATCCGCATTCAGCAGGCAGCCCTCTTTGCCAATGAGCTGGCTCTGTTTGCCAATGCCGCACAAGCCGCATCATTACGCGCTGAATTACGTACCCTGAGCGCCGAAATCCAGCAAACGCATCAACGGATGCTGGTCTCTACTTCCGCACCCTCAATTGCCCAAATGACGACTGACCTCGACCGCTTTCTGTTACACGTGAACAGGTTAGTCGAAGCTCCTACCGATCAACTCAATCGCGACAATCCCAATCTGCGTGCAATCCAGAGTATTGTTGCTGTCTTGCAGAGTGATCTCCGCACATCAGGCGACCTGCTGCTATCCCAGAGCCAGGAGCTACGCAATCAGATTGCGCTTTCGCAGTTCAGTATCTTGGCAACGATTTTTCTGCTGGTTATGGCCAGTGGTTTGTTTGTGCTGCGCCCATATACGCGCCGCGCCCGTCGCGAAGCCGAACAACTGCGCATGCTCTCGCTGGTTGCCCGCCATACCGACAACGCGGTGATTATCACCGACCGCGACGGTCGGATCGAGTGGGTGAATGAAGGGTTTACCCGCATTTCCGGCTATACGCTCGACGAAGTACGCGGTCGGAAGCCCGGCGAGTTTTTGCAAGGACCAGAGACCGATCCGGCAACTGTAGCCCGGATCAGGCAGGCACTCGATAATGGCGAGTCGGTAAAGGCCGAAATCGTCAATTACACAAAACAAGGACGACCATACTGGCTGGCACTCAATATTTCACCTGTCTACGACGATCAGCATAATTTGATCCGCTTTATCGCCATTGAGTCAGACATCACGCAGCAAAAAGAGATGGAGCGCATGCTACGGGCAGCGCTCAAAGAGAGCCGGGATGTGATGAATGCCCTCGACGAGTCAACTATTCTCTCAATTGCTGACCCCGAAGGGCGTATCCTGGAAGTGAATGAACGTTTCTGCGCGATCACCGGCTATCGCGCCGATGAATTGATCGGTAAAGACCATCGCATGTTCAAATCCGGCATTCATCCACCAGAGTTTTTCGCCGACCTGTGGCAAACCATTAAAGCCGGGCGCATCTGGCGGAACGAGATTTGCAACCGTGCTAAAGATGGTCGGCTTTTCTGGGTGGATACAACCATCGTACCGTTTATCGGTGATGATGGCAAACCCGAACGCTACCTTGCTGTCCGCTTCGACATCACCGCTCGCAAGCAGAGTGAAGAGCAGTTGCGGGCCAGCGAGACTCGTTATCGCTCGGTGATTACGGCAATGAGCGAGGGAATCGTGGTGATGAATCGTGCAGGTGAGATTGAAACCTGCAACGCCAGCGCCGAACGTATTCTTGGTCTGAGTCGCGATCAATTGATCGGACGCACCAGTTTCGATCCGCGCTGGCAGGCGATCCACGAAGACGGCAGCCCATTTCCGGGTGAAGAGCACCCGATTATGGTCTCGCTAACCACTGGCCGGGCCCTTAATGACGTGATTATGGGCATTCGTAAACCCTCTGGCGAGCTGACCTGGCTCTCGATTAACTCCCAACCACTCTGTGATGAACAGGGCAACGTCTACGCCGCTGTTGCCAGTTTCCACGATATTACTGCGCGCCGACTGGCCGAACAGGAATTGCGCTTCCAGAAGACCCTGCTTGAGTGTCAGACTGAAGCCTCTCCCGATGGCGTGCTGGTTGTCTCGCCCGAACGTCGCTGCCTCTACTCGAATCGGCGGTTCCGTGAAATGTGGAATCTGTCAGACAGGGAAGTCGATCACGTCATGTGTACGTGCATGGAATCGTTGCTGGCCCAGGTCTGCGATCCCGAACGAGTACGGAATGAGATTGAAGAGTTGTATGCCAACCCCAGTCTGAGCGGCAAGGCCGAGATCGAGCTGAAAGATGGTCGCACGTTCGAGCGCTATAGCGCCCCGGTTATCAGTGCCGAAGGTGAATACTACGGACGGGTCTGGTTTTTCCGCGATGTAACCGAACGACGTGCCATCGAACGAATGAAAAACGAGTTCGTGGCCGTTGTGTCGCACGAGCTGCGCACACCGCTCACCTCCATTCGTGGCTCGCTCGGTTTGCTGGCCGGTGGGGTAGTCGGCGAATTACCACCACGGGCAGCATCCATGATCGACATTGCCCTGAAGAATAGTGAACGATTGATCCGTCTCATTAACGATATCCTCGACATCGAGAAGATCGAGTCGGGCAAGATGGTCTTTAAATTCCAACCGGTCGTCCTCGACGAACTGGTACGCCAGACGATTGAGGCAAACCGTGGCTTCGGGCAACAGTATGACGTGGCTATTGAGCTTACTGCGACCTTACCCGGCGTTCAGGTATATGTCGATCCTGATCGCATAGCCCAGGTCATTACGAACCTGATCTCGAACGCGATCAAGTTCTCTCCGCCGGGAGGTAAAGTCGAAGTCGCCATCGGACGTGAACCACGTGGACGGATACGCATCACGGTTACCGACCATGGGCCGGGTATCCCGGTTGAATTCCGTGATCGCATCTTCCAAAAATTTGCCCAGGCCGATTCGTCCAATACTCGCCGACAGGGTGGTACCGGTTTGGGCTTAAGCATCAGTCGAGCGATTGTTGAACGGCATGGCGGTCAGATCGGCTTTGTCACTGCCAGCGGGGTAGGCACAACCTTCTACGTCGATCTGGCCGAGTATCGCCCCAATACAAACACCACCGTATCATTGCCACCTCAATCCGACAGGCCACGAATTCTGATCTGCGAAGATGATCACGACATTGCCGCCTTACTCTCGTTGATGCTGCAACAGGCAGGCTACGCAACCGACATTGCCTATTCACTGACCGAAGCGCGTGACTTACTGGCTCAGCGTGAGTATCGAGCCATCACCTTCGATCTGCTGTGGCCTCACGAAGATGGGGTCGTCTTCCTGCGCGAATTACGCACACAACCCCACACCCGCACCTTGCCGGTTGTGGTTGTGTCGGCCCGTGCCGGCGAAGAGCAATTGACAAACGGTCACGACCTGGATGTGGTAGACTGGTTGCCAAAGCCTATCGACCAGCAACGCCTGCTCGCCGCCCTACGGCGGGCCGCCCGCCGCACCGGTGCCGGGCGACCGCTCATTCTCCACGTAGAGGACGATAGCGATGTTATAGCAGTGGTAAGCCTGCTCCTGGCTGAGATTGCCGATGTGAAAGCGGCGACTACTATCAGTGAAGCGCAGGCATTGCTGCAAGCACAAGCCTTTGATCTGGTCATTCTCGATCAACACCTGCCCGATGGCAATGGCGTTGATCTCTTACCGCTGATCGAGCGCCTGCAACCACCGGTACCGGTTATTTTCTTCTCAGTGCATGATCTGGAGCCGGAGATTGTCAATCGAGTGGGGGTAACGATGGTTAAATCGCGCACCACCAACACCGAGTTGTTAACAACGGTCAGTCGTTTGCTTGATCAGCCAATTTCGTCACCGGTTACCCCAAATGAAGCTCGTTAG
- a CDS encoding response regulator, with product MTSLQKILFIEDDPDIQMVAQLALEAVGGYAVQICSSGAEALATAEQFAPDLILLDVMMPGMDGPTTLKELRKRPALANTPVIFMTARVQRHEVEQYLALGAVDVISKPFDPMTLSEQVAAIWLKANETRSR from the coding sequence GTGACATCACTACAGAAAATCCTCTTCATCGAGGATGATCCCGATATTCAGATGGTAGCCCAACTGGCGCTTGAGGCGGTTGGTGGCTATGCAGTGCAAATCTGTAGTTCAGGTGCAGAAGCACTCGCCACCGCCGAGCAGTTTGCCCCCGATCTGATTTTGCTCGATGTGATGATGCCGGGAATGGACGGGCCAACCACGCTGAAAGAGCTACGGAAACGCCCTGCACTGGCTAACACGCCGGTTATCTTCATGACGGCCCGCGTCCAGCGCCACGAAGTCGAACAGTATCTGGCACTAGGGGCAGTTGATGTTATCTCCAAACCCTTTGATCCAATGACCTTATCAGAACAAGTTGCAGCAATCTGGTTGAAAGCTAATGAAACCCGATCCCGCTGA
- a CDS encoding diguanylate cyclase: MKPDPAEQFEALRKRYAAQIGERVAAIHAAWNQLVQSDWDKTAGVELRQLAHKLAGSAAMFGFANLGAVAHDIDLRLKEWLEHDQSLDTLARQHLAQQIALLQHAVGEYRTSTAVPETNQPTPSTAPSEPPPVPPANTEPAPPIPQPQPPATPREPNGRPQTIVLVEDDREFAAKLVGQLRLFNYDVHLVNDLEGLPTLIRAINPAAIIMDIVFPEGDLAGTETIANLQRERTEPIPVIYISQRDDFTARLAAVRSGGHAYFAKPVDAGQLINALDRLTGVEENTPLRVLIVDDDQEFGHNCVHSLEIAGIHARAITDPRETLNQLQVFQPDLIVLDMYMPICSGKELASIIRQQDRYVGMPIVFLSAETNRLQQQSVLSLGADDFLAKPISPADLVAAISARAMRARYLQRFLIRDSLTGLLNHQAVEEELSHEFARAERLQQPLSIAIIDIDHFKRVNDSYGHLIGDQVLRSFARLLQQRLRKSDLIGRHGGEEFLVALPNTSLVEARTLIDTIRTSFAALRHYGPAGEFTVTFSAGIAGYPHHRSQLGVMQAADAALYQAKHAGRNRIVVDTTAGDTPPLLLPAAKDEATIRTEAPSWRALIISANGIQRRMLRQALTAQGLMYDMIDDVERALQYEAPIPPNLILVDMTQIEGARTANIILLREHFAKGRIVTIAPATAEPRAAATVAFGVDDYLLIPLAAGALSALLDRLSASERST, encoded by the coding sequence ATGAAACCCGATCCCGCTGAACAGTTTGAAGCACTGCGCAAACGGTATGCCGCGCAAATTGGTGAACGTGTGGCGGCTATTCATGCTGCCTGGAACCAGCTTGTCCAGAGCGACTGGGATAAGACGGCTGGCGTAGAGCTACGCCAGCTTGCGCACAAACTGGCCGGTTCAGCAGCGATGTTTGGATTCGCTAACCTCGGTGCTGTAGCGCATGACATCGATCTCAGGCTGAAAGAGTGGCTTGAACACGACCAGTCCCTGGACACTCTTGCCCGTCAACATCTGGCCCAACAGATTGCATTGCTACAACATGCGGTAGGCGAATACCGCACTTCCACAGCGGTACCGGAAACGAATCAACCCACACCATCAACAGCGCCATCAGAGCCACCACCAGTACCCCCAGCAAACACGGAGCCTGCACCGCCTATCCCGCAACCGCAACCCCCAGCAACGCCACGCGAGCCAAACGGTCGTCCGCAAACCATTGTTTTGGTCGAAGATGATCGCGAGTTCGCTGCGAAACTGGTCGGTCAGTTGCGCCTCTTCAACTATGATGTCCATCTGGTGAACGATCTGGAAGGACTGCCAACCCTGATCCGTGCTATCAATCCGGCAGCCATCATTATGGACATCGTCTTCCCAGAGGGTGATCTGGCCGGTACCGAGACCATTGCCAACCTGCAACGCGAACGCACCGAACCAATACCGGTCATCTATATCTCGCAACGCGACGACTTTACTGCCCGTCTGGCAGCAGTACGCAGTGGCGGTCATGCCTATTTCGCCAAACCGGTCGATGCCGGGCAGTTGATCAATGCCCTCGACCGGCTGACCGGTGTCGAAGAAAATACCCCCCTGCGCGTATTGATTGTGGATGACGATCAGGAGTTTGGGCACAACTGTGTGCACAGCCTGGAAATAGCCGGCATCCATGCGCGGGCGATTACCGATCCGCGCGAGACCCTGAACCAGTTGCAGGTATTTCAACCCGATCTCATCGTCCTCGATATGTATATGCCGATTTGCAGTGGTAAAGAACTGGCCAGCATCATTCGCCAGCAAGATCGCTACGTCGGCATGCCTATCGTCTTTCTCTCGGCTGAGACCAATCGGTTACAGCAACAATCGGTACTCTCATTGGGGGCCGACGACTTTCTTGCCAAACCAATCTCACCTGCCGATCTGGTAGCAGCAATCTCGGCACGAGCGATGCGCGCACGCTATCTCCAGCGCTTTCTCATTCGTGATAGTCTGACCGGATTGCTGAATCATCAGGCGGTTGAAGAGGAATTGAGTCACGAGTTCGCCCGTGCCGAGCGCCTGCAACAACCGTTGAGTATCGCCATTATTGATATCGATCACTTCAAGCGCGTTAACGACTCGTATGGGCATCTGATCGGCGATCAGGTCTTACGCAGCTTTGCCCGCCTCCTGCAACAGCGGCTGCGCAAAAGTGACCTTATCGGGCGCCACGGTGGCGAAGAGTTTCTGGTTGCCCTCCCAAATACCTCACTGGTAGAAGCCCGTACCTTGATTGACACGATTCGCACCAGTTTTGCTGCACTCCGTCACTATGGGCCTGCCGGCGAATTCACGGTTACCTTCAGCGCGGGGATTGCCGGCTATCCACACCACCGTAGCCAGCTTGGTGTGATGCAGGCTGCCGATGCAGCCCTCTACCAGGCCAAACACGCCGGTCGCAACCGCATCGTTGTTGACACAACCGCTGGCGATACACCGCCGCTCCTGCTACCAGCCGCAAAAGACGAAGCAACCATCCGCACCGAGGCACCCTCCTGGCGGGCTTTGATCATCAGTGCTAATGGCATTCAACGTCGCATGCTGCGCCAGGCGCTGACTGCCCAGGGTTTGATGTACGATATGATCGATGATGTTGAACGTGCCTTACAGTATGAAGCGCCAATCCCACCCAACCTCATTCTGGTCGATATGACGCAGATTGAAGGGGCACGCACTGCGAATATCATTCTGTTGCGCGAACACTTTGCAAAGGGACGTATTGTCACCATCGCCCCGGCAACCGCCGAACCACGTGCCGCGGCTACAGTTGCTTTCGGTGTCGATGATTATCTCCTCATTCCACTGGCTGCCGGCGCGTTATCAGCCTTGCTCGATCGCCTGAGTGCATCAGAGAGGAGCACGTAG
- a CDS encoding response regulator, which produces MKPHTLLIVDDDDTVAEMLELVLRGAGYEVRRAASGEEALQQIYKNLPDALICDVLLPGIDGYTLCKRVRQHPLTKTLPILMLTAQGDISAKIAGFEAGANDYLAKPFEPQELVYRVKNILARTTIETPTTPVQRGKVITVFGAKGGVGKTTIAVSVALALRLRSRRRVVIVDADLTFGDVAVHLNIAPTRSIIDIVRSGDEIEQEMVKQVLLSHPSGLQALLAPPRPEEAELVSAEHMTRILDLLAVNADYVVVDCQTSYDDRTLSVFDRTDHVLLVITPEIGPLKNTSLFLSLANQLGIDPRAISIVLNRSNSGVGIGVNEIERVLRRKINYHVMSGGQPVVTAVNRGTPLILEQPKHPFVQQILYLADQMMKQLDTNQNVQTDTVTR; this is translated from the coding sequence ATGAAACCCCATACACTGCTGATCGTTGATGATGACGATACCGTTGCCGAGATGCTCGAACTGGTGCTGCGTGGTGCCGGTTACGAAGTGCGGCGTGCTGCCAGTGGTGAAGAGGCATTACAGCAGATTTACAAGAATCTACCCGATGCCCTGATCTGCGATGTGTTGTTACCCGGCATTGATGGCTACACCCTGTGTAAGCGTGTGCGGCAGCATCCGCTAACCAAAACACTCCCGATTCTGATGCTTACCGCCCAAGGCGATATTAGTGCCAAGATTGCCGGCTTTGAAGCCGGTGCCAACGATTACCTGGCCAAACCATTTGAACCGCAAGAGCTGGTCTACCGGGTTAAGAACATCCTGGCGCGCACGACAATCGAGACCCCGACAACACCGGTACAACGCGGAAAGGTGATTACCGTCTTCGGGGCAAAGGGTGGTGTCGGCAAAACAACGATTGCGGTATCGGTGGCGCTGGCGCTACGCCTGCGTTCACGCCGACGGGTCGTAATTGTTGACGCCGATCTCACCTTCGGTGATGTTGCCGTCCATCTCAACATTGCACCCACGCGCAGCATCATCGACATCGTCCGCAGCGGCGACGAGATCGAGCAGGAGATGGTAAAACAGGTTCTGCTTTCCCATCCATCAGGACTGCAAGCCTTACTCGCTCCGCCACGGCCTGAAGAGGCAGAGCTGGTAAGCGCTGAACATATGACTCGCATTCTTGATTTACTGGCTGTGAATGCCGATTACGTGGTGGTTGATTGCCAGACCAGCTACGATGATCGCACACTATCCGTCTTTGATCGCACCGATCACGTCTTGCTGGTCATTACGCCGGAAATTGGCCCACTGAAGAATACCAGTTTATTCCTGAGCCTGGCTAACCAGTTAGGCATCGATCCGCGGGCGATCAGTATTGTCCTGAACCGATCTAACTCCGGCGTTGGCATTGGTGTTAATGAAATCGAGCGCGTATTACGCCGTAAGATCAACTATCACGTGATGAGTGGCGGTCAGCCAGTCGTCACAGCGGTTAATCGTGGCACACCACTAATTCTCGAACAACCCAAACATCCCTTCGTTCAACAGATTCTCTATCTGGCCGATCAGATGATGAAACAGCTTGACACTAATCAAAACGTGCAGACAGATACAGTAACCCGGTGA
- a CDS encoding metallophosphoesterase family protein, producing the protein MRIVILSDVHSNIVALETVLADAGSFDALWCLGDTIGYGPAPNECVELIRHHAAITLTGNHDLACLGKISLNDFNPDARRANLWNGSQLTAANREWLLPLPPARSADDHYYLAHGSPREPIWEYLLMPSQAIANLEWFSEPVCFIGHSHVQFAFRCPRNDSHCERIMPEVDSQLALTADARYFINPGSVGQPRDHDPRAAYVILDTDRQTVTFKRVAYDIKQVQQQMRDYGLPPALIYRLSVGM; encoded by the coding sequence ATGCGAATCGTTATTCTTTCTGATGTACACTCGAATATTGTCGCTCTTGAGACTGTCCTGGCCGATGCCGGCTCCTTCGACGCACTGTGGTGCCTGGGTGATACGATAGGGTATGGCCCGGCCCCTAATGAATGCGTTGAGCTGATCCGGCACCACGCTGCGATAACGCTCACCGGCAACCACGACCTGGCCTGTCTGGGCAAGATTAGTCTTAACGATTTTAACCCCGATGCCCGGCGGGCAAACCTCTGGAATGGCTCCCAACTCACTGCGGCTAATCGCGAATGGCTGCTTCCGCTGCCGCCGGCCCGTAGCGCCGATGACCACTACTACCTGGCCCACGGCAGCCCACGCGAACCGATTTGGGAATACCTGTTGATGCCATCGCAAGCCATCGCGAATCTCGAATGGTTTAGCGAACCGGTCTGCTTTATTGGTCATTCCCACGTCCAGTTTGCTTTCCGCTGTCCACGTAACGATAGCCATTGTGAACGGATTATGCCAGAAGTAGATAGTCAACTGGCGCTCACCGCTGATGCACGCTACTTCATCAATCCCGGTAGTGTCGGGCAACCGCGTGACCACGATCCACGAGCAGCCTACGTCATTCTCGATACCGACCGTCAAACTGTTACCTTCAAACGGGTTGCCTACGATATTAAACAAGTTCAACAACAGATGCGCGATTACGGGTTACCACCCGCCCTTATCTATCGCCTGAGTGTAGGAATGTGA
- a CDS encoding aspartate aminotransferase family protein, whose product MTLEEQYRRRFAGSATLAEKARVRFPGGATHDGRYADPFPLFMERASGPYKWDVDDNRMIDYWCGHGALLLGHGHPTIVNAIQQQAPIATHLGANHRLELEWADLIADLIPAAERIRFTASGSEATTLALRIARAATGKTTIIRFAGHFHGWHDALAPGADPDDPHRGVLPATLSSLLILPTDLDQVAATLATHTDIAAVILEPTGASYGSIPLPDTFLIGLRELTQQYGVLLIADEVVTGFRVAPGGACARAGVRPDLVCLAKIVAGGLPGGALVGRADLLDLLAHDENGPRGRIRQQGTFNANPLSAAAGIAMLRAVATGEPGAIAAARGTMLIQMLNELFASYRLRGWTAFGDGSIFHLFVDPATDLIPGEIPRNLPLATLKRGGDPQILRRLRMALHLNGVDLMRGRSGFVSAVHSEEDIRATVAAVAAAIELVMAEPA is encoded by the coding sequence ATGACACTCGAAGAGCAATATCGTCGGCGATTTGCCGGTTCAGCGACGCTCGCCGAGAAGGCACGTGTCCGCTTCCCCGGTGGTGCAACCCACGACGGTCGTTACGCCGATCCCTTTCCTCTCTTCATGGAACGAGCCAGCGGGCCGTATAAGTGGGATGTTGATGACAATCGGATGATCGATTACTGGTGCGGACACGGAGCCTTACTGCTCGGTCACGGCCATCCAACCATTGTCAACGCTATTCAGCAGCAAGCCCCCATCGCCACCCATCTCGGCGCCAATCATCGCCTTGAACTGGAATGGGCCGATCTGATCGCCGATCTCATTCCGGCGGCTGAGCGCATTCGCTTCACCGCGTCGGGAAGTGAAGCAACAACCCTCGCTCTGCGCATTGCCCGCGCAGCTACCGGCAAGACGACGATCATCCGCTTCGCGGGCCATTTTCACGGCTGGCACGACGCGCTTGCACCCGGTGCCGATCCCGATGATCCCCACCGCGGAGTATTGCCGGCAACCCTCTCAAGTTTGCTGATCTTGCCGACCGATCTTGATCAGGTGGCTGCGACGCTGGCTACGCATACCGACATTGCCGCGGTTATTCTCGAACCTACGGGTGCTTCCTACGGTTCGATCCCGCTCCCGGATACGTTTCTGATCGGCTTACGTGAGCTTACTCAGCAATACGGTGTGCTCCTTATTGCCGACGAAGTCGTTACCGGCTTTCGGGTTGCGCCCGGTGGTGCCTGCGCACGTGCCGGAGTACGCCCTGATCTGGTCTGTCTGGCCAAAATTGTCGCCGGTGGATTGCCCGGCGGGGCGCTAGTCGGACGGGCTGACCTCCTCGACCTGCTGGCCCATGACGAGAATGGCCCCCGTGGACGCATCCGCCAACAGGGAACATTCAACGCCAATCCTCTCTCTGCTGCTGCCGGCATTGCTATGCTACGTGCCGTCGCTACCGGCGAACCTGGTGCTATCGCCGCCGCACGTGGCACAATGCTCATCCAAATGCTCAACGAACTGTTTGCTTCGTATCGTTTGCGTGGCTGGACAGCCTTCGGTGATGGATCGATCTTTCACCTGTTTGTCGATCCGGCAACCGACCTGATCCCCGGTGAGATTCCGCGCAATCTGCCACTTGCCACGCTTAAACGCGGGGGTGATCCGCAAATCCTGCGCCGGCTGCGGATGGCGTTACACCTGAATGGTGTCGATTTGATGCGGGGGCGCAGTGGTTTTGTGTCGGCTGTTCATAGCGAAGAGGACATTCGGGCTACGGTGGCTGCGGTTGCCGCTGCTATCGAACTGGTGATGGCCGAACCCGCTTGA
- a CDS encoding undecaprenyl-diphosphate phosphatase: protein MRVQSITLPRSGLFIGFSVLLAFSLLITVPANPDWWQIVVLGIVQGITEWLPISSTAHLLLISELLNYQGSIGGTFEIAIQFGTVCSVLIFYWRDLLTQANAVIGRGDTLTVTTARTLWLGIIIAFVPAAAVGLLARDFIKAVLFESPLLMATTLIIGGFIFLWIEWNGTRQTQTTATVDFSNVSYRRALIVGIAQTFALIPGVSRSGASIVGGLLAGFDRATATAFSFYLAIPTLGLATLVDLIGSLDQIQSGDWGRLLLGATVAMIVGYGCIGWLLRYIATHNFTLFGYYRIIAGVLIIGAVALGIL, encoded by the coding sequence ATGCGAGTCCAATCGATCACGCTACCTCGTTCAGGGCTATTCATCGGCTTCAGTGTCTTACTGGCCTTCTCCCTGCTCATTACCGTACCGGCTAATCCTGACTGGTGGCAAATTGTTGTGTTGGGGATTGTTCAGGGCATTACCGAATGGCTGCCGATCTCATCAACTGCCCATCTGCTGCTGATCAGCGAATTGCTCAACTACCAGGGCAGCATCGGTGGTACATTTGAAATCGCCATCCAGTTCGGTACAGTCTGCTCGGTCTTGATCTTCTACTGGCGTGATCTGCTTACGCAGGCTAACGCTGTGATCGGGCGCGGTGATACGCTGACCGTTACCACGGCTCGTACACTCTGGTTGGGTATCATCATTGCGTTTGTGCCGGCAGCCGCGGTTGGGCTGTTAGCCCGCGACTTCATCAAAGCCGTGTTGTTCGAGTCGCCACTGCTGATGGCAACGACCCTGATCATTGGCGGCTTTATCTTCCTCTGGATTGAATGGAACGGTACGCGGCAAACCCAAACGACTGCCACCGTCGATTTTAGCAACGTCTCCTACCGCCGCGCACTGATTGTTGGTATCGCCCAAACCTTCGCCCTGATTCCGGGGGTGTCACGCTCCGGCGCCTCAATTGTCGGTGGTCTGCTGGCCGGTTTTGATCGAGCGACTGCCACCGCTTTTTCGTTTTACCTGGCCATTCCAACCCTCGGCCTGGCGACACTGGTCGATTTGATCGGCAGCCTCGATCAGATTCAAAGTGGCGATTGGGGCCGGCTGCTACTCGGCGCAACGGTGGCGATGATCGTCGGCTATGGCTGCATTGGCTGGCTCTTACGTTATATTGCAACGCACAACTTCACGCTCTTCGGCTACTATCGCATCATTGCCGGTGTGCTGATTATCGGCGCAGTAGCGCTGGGCATCCTGTAG